The following proteins are co-located in the Petroclostridium xylanilyticum genome:
- a CDS encoding IS607 family transposase, whose translation MKYYTIHEFSKLVGKTPQTLRNWDKKGLLIPHHTGANGYRYYSHDQLKQVLNIKEDKKSKVIIGYCRVSSYKQKDDLQRQVENMKLYLDKQNKNYEIIEDIGSGINYTKKGLRTLLRKIVNNEVEKVVVLYKDRLLRFGFELVEYISNLYGCEIEVIDSTEKTEQQELVEDLVQIITVFSCKLQGKRANKARKMIEELTEDDKDN comes from the coding sequence GTGAAGTATTATACTATACATGAGTTTTCTAAATTAGTTGGAAAAACTCCTCAAACATTAAGAAACTGGGACAAAAAAGGATTACTTATTCCACATCATACAGGTGCTAATGGATATAGATATTATTCGCATGACCAATTAAAACAAGTATTAAATATTAAAGAAGATAAAAAATCAAAAGTTATTATAGGATATTGCCGAGTATCTTCGTATAAACAAAAAGACGATTTACAACGACAAGTTGAAAACATGAAATTATATTTAGACAAACAAAATAAAAATTATGAAATAATTGAAGATATAGGCAGTGGGATTAATTATACTAAAAAAGGATTAAGAACATTATTAAGAAAAATAGTCAACAATGAAGTTGAAAAAGTCGTTGTTCTTTATAAAGATAGATTGTTAAGATTTGGTTTTGAATTGGTGGAATATATATCTAATCTGTATGGATGTGAAATTGAAGTAATAGATAGTACAGAAAAAACTGAACAACAAGAACTTGTTGAAGATTTAGTGCAAATAATAACTGTATTTTCTTGTAAACTTCAAGGTAAAAGAGCAAACAAAGCACGTAAAATGATTGAGGAGTTGACCGAAGATGATAAAGACAATTAG
- a CDS encoding cysteine desulfurase family protein: MQKEIYLDNSATTKPYIEVVDAMVETLTDNYGNPSSLHIKGINAERAIKKSREIIARALDVKSSELFFTSGGTESNNIAIRGIAAANKKRGNHLITSVIEHPSVLNTFKYLEEEGFRVSYIQVDKNGIIDLGQLEKAICNDTILVSIMHVNNEVGTIQPIKEVRDILDLKQSKAIFHVDAIQSFGKISFTPKQFGIDLLSVSAHKIHGPKGVGALFIKKGVLIKPIVYGGNQELNMRSGTENVPGIIGFGKSVELTFQNLNNAISTMNELKETLKKKIIEKIDKIIINGQVAGKNAPHILNVSFPGIRAEVLLHALEDKGIFVSTGSACSSNKPSPSHVLTAMGVERECIEGAIRFSVSAFNTLEDIEYCVEQLSTIIQQLRKYTRR; this comes from the coding sequence ATGCAAAAAGAAATTTATCTAGATAACAGTGCAACAACTAAACCTTACATAGAAGTGGTAGATGCAATGGTAGAGACGCTAACGGATAATTACGGGAATCCATCTTCGTTGCATATAAAGGGTATTAATGCAGAAAGGGCAATCAAGAAGTCCAGGGAAATCATTGCCAGAGCTTTAGACGTAAAGAGCAGTGAGCTTTTTTTTACTTCCGGCGGCACAGAATCCAATAATATAGCAATTAGAGGGATAGCTGCAGCAAATAAGAAGAGAGGCAACCATCTTATTACATCTGTCATAGAACATCCTTCAGTATTAAATACTTTTAAATATCTTGAAGAAGAAGGTTTCAGAGTATCGTATATACAAGTAGATAAAAACGGAATAATAGATTTAGGACAGTTGGAAAAAGCCATATGTAACGATACCATCCTGGTAAGTATAATGCATGTAAATAATGAAGTTGGAACTATCCAGCCTATTAAAGAAGTTAGGGACATATTGGATTTAAAACAATCAAAAGCTATATTCCATGTTGATGCAATACAATCTTTTGGAAAGATTTCATTTACACCAAAACAATTTGGAATCGACTTATTATCTGTTAGTGCACATAAGATTCATGGACCAAAAGGCGTGGGGGCACTATTTATAAAAAAAGGCGTATTAATAAAACCTATTGTCTATGGAGGAAATCAGGAACTTAATATGCGTTCAGGAACTGAAAACGTCCCTGGAATTATAGGATTTGGAAAGTCAGTTGAACTAACTTTTCAAAATCTAAATAATGCAATCTCAACCATGAATGAGCTCAAAGAAACTTTGAAGAAAAAGATAATAGAAAAAATAGATAAAATAATTATAAATGGACAAGTTGCCGGTAAAAATGCACCTCATATATTAAATGTTTCTTTTCCGGGAATTAGAGCAGAGGTTCTTCTTCATGCATTGGAAGATAAGGGGATATTTGTTTCTACCGGGTCAGCCTGTTCTTCAAACAAACCTTCTCCCAGTCACGTTTTAACTGCAATGGGTGTTGAACGTGAATGTATTGAAGGGGCAATAAGATTCAGTGTATCTGCATTTAATACTTTAGAAGATATAGAATATTGTGTAGAACAGTTAAGTACCATCATTCAACAGTTGAGAAAATATACACGGAGGTAA
- a CDS encoding PspC domain-containing protein, translating into MEKKLYLSNTDKKWAGVCGGIGEYFGVDSTLIRLLWVVATIFSVGLGGLIAYLVAWAIIPPKPDGI; encoded by the coding sequence ATGGAAAAGAAATTATATCTTTCTAATACCGATAAAAAATGGGCAGGAGTATGTGGTGGAATTGGCGAATATTTTGGGGTAGATTCGACCCTTATTAGGTTACTATGGGTAGTAGCTACTATTTTTTCTGTGGGTTTAGGCGGACTTATCGCCTATCTGGTTGCCTGGGCTATCATACCGCCTAAGCCTGACGGGATTTAG
- the thiI gene encoding tRNA uracil 4-sulfurtransferase ThiI, whose protein sequence is MNELVLVKYGEIILKGLNRPLFEDKLVRNIKAVLHDLGKIKITRAQATIYIEPVTDNIEISKIIERLKKVFGIVSISRVAKVEKNIDSIKKKAAEYLLPVLANHKTFKVETKRADKRFPLKSPEISREVGGYILSQVTHLKVDVNNPDIVVNVEVRDTSAYVYTEKISGVGGMPIGTNGKATLLLSGGIDSPVAGWMIAKRGVEIEAVHFFSYPYTSERAKDKVIELTKILASYCGKIKLHIVPFTDIQLKIHEKCPDEQLTLIMRRFMMKIAEKIALKNNSNALITGESLGQVASQTIQSLGVTNAAVDLPVFRPLIGMDKDEIVAIARKIETFEISILPYEDCCTVFVPKHPKTKPQLSKLLESESHLDVEGMVDTAVNETEVLEIVIER, encoded by the coding sequence ATGAACGAATTGGTATTAGTGAAATATGGAGAAATAATATTAAAGGGTTTAAATAGACCGCTATTTGAAGATAAACTTGTTAGAAATATTAAAGCAGTTTTACATGATCTTGGAAAGATTAAAATTACCCGGGCACAGGCTACTATTTATATTGAACCAGTTACTGATAATATTGAAATTTCAAAAATAATAGAGAGACTAAAAAAGGTTTTTGGAATTGTCTCTATAAGTCGTGTGGCAAAAGTAGAAAAAAACATAGATTCAATCAAGAAAAAAGCTGCTGAATACTTGCTGCCTGTATTAGCCAACCATAAGACTTTTAAAGTGGAAACGAAGCGGGCGGACAAACGGTTTCCTTTAAAATCTCCCGAAATCAGCAGGGAAGTAGGTGGATATATTTTAAGCCAGGTTACCCATCTAAAGGTGGATGTTAATAATCCTGACATAGTTGTGAATGTTGAGGTTAGGGATACCTCAGCATATGTATATACTGAGAAAATTTCCGGAGTAGGTGGTATGCCAATCGGTACTAACGGAAAAGCGACATTGCTCTTGTCCGGTGGTATTGACAGTCCAGTTGCAGGATGGATGATTGCCAAAAGAGGTGTTGAAATTGAAGCGGTCCATTTCTTCAGCTATCCCTATACCAGTGAGCGGGCTAAGGATAAGGTGATTGAACTCACGAAAATATTAGCTTCTTACTGTGGAAAGATCAAATTGCATATAGTACCTTTTACTGATATACAATTGAAAATCCATGAAAAGTGCCCTGATGAACAACTTACTCTAATAATGAGAAGATTTATGATGAAAATAGCTGAAAAAATTGCTTTAAAAAATAATTCTAATGCACTCATTACGGGAGAAAGCCTGGGACAGGTTGCCAGTCAAACCATACAAAGCCTTGGAGTAACAAATGCCGCAGTAGACTTACCGGTATTCCGTCCTTTGATTGGGATGGATAAGGACGAAATTGTCGCCATAGCAAGAAAAATCGAAACCTTTGAAATATCCATCTTACCCTATGAAGATTGCTGTACAGTTTTTGTTCCTAAACATCCAAAAACAAAACCTCAATTGAGTAAGCTGCTGGAATCGGAATCTCACCTTGATGTAGAAGGAATGGTCGATACGGCTGTAAATGAAACAGAAGTGTTGGAAATAGTTATTGAAAGGTAG
- a CDS encoding regulatory protein RecX, translating into MGKEISEKEIKEINETRSFSRAKKIAIKFSIFKKRTEFEVKTKLKQSGFDGSTIEKVIRELKVLQYIDDTTYTEKYIKDALNLKKIGIHRINVELQRKGVDEAIIQNQLSKLEVNETQRLKPLLQKKLTSVKTIDEKSLNKIKNYFIGKGYDLNVINQSIKDILSATEEKI; encoded by the coding sequence GTGGGAAAAGAAATCAGTGAAAAAGAAATAAAAGAGATAAATGAAACTCGCAGCTTTTCAAGGGCAAAAAAGATAGCAATTAAATTTAGTATATTTAAGAAACGTACTGAATTTGAAGTCAAAACCAAATTGAAACAGTCGGGATTTGATGGATCTACTATTGAAAAGGTAATACGTGAACTTAAGGTATTGCAATATATTGACGACACAACGTATACTGAAAAATATATTAAAGATGCACTAAATTTAAAAAAAATTGGTATTCATAGAATAAATGTTGAATTGCAAAGAAAGGGTGTTGATGAAGCCATCATCCAAAACCAGTTATCTAAATTGGAAGTTAATGAAACACAGAGATTAAAACCTCTTTTGCAAAAAAAATTAACTTCTGTTAAAACAATAGATGAAAAGTCTTTAAACAAAATAAAAAATTATTTTATAGGAAAAGGATATGATTTAAATGTTATCAATCAAAGTATAAAAGACATACTTAGTGCAACTGAAGAAAAAATTTAG
- a CDS encoding DUF2225 domain-containing protein: protein MGTNFDSELFEGLKSLGFDNLDDISIYKKEDEKTEQKKAMDKNEEDYLFDRKIQCPVCGSNISVRAVRSSSVRILSRDSDFMVYYKGPNPMLYDAWVCIQCGYAAISSQFHSVSVQQIKAIREKICSKWKPKNYGPVYDVDVAIERYKLVLLNAIVKNAKTSERALICLKLGWLNRLKKDLENEKKFLYQALQGFIDAFEKERFPIAGMDEASLTYLIGELYRRLDDNSNALLWYSRVLCNRTAKNKIKDMAREQKHLISEEKKKEEISEQRQSKEIINTGKKQSLLSGFFNWGK, encoded by the coding sequence GTGGGGACAAATTTTGACAGTGAATTATTTGAAGGACTAAAAAGTCTCGGATTTGATAACCTGGATGATATTTCAATATATAAAAAAGAAGATGAAAAGACCGAACAAAAGAAGGCCATGGACAAGAATGAAGAAGATTATCTGTTTGACCGCAAAATACAATGTCCCGTTTGTGGTTCAAACATTTCTGTACGTGCAGTTAGATCATCAAGCGTAAGGATACTATCCCGGGATAGCGATTTTATGGTTTATTATAAGGGTCCAAACCCAATGCTTTATGATGCATGGGTATGTATACAATGTGGCTATGCTGCTATTTCCTCTCAATTTCATAGTGTTTCTGTCCAGCAAATTAAAGCGATACGTGAAAAAATATGTTCCAAATGGAAGCCAAAAAATTATGGTCCCGTATATGACGTAGATGTTGCTATTGAGCGCTATAAACTTGTGCTGCTTAATGCGATTGTCAAAAATGCAAAAACCAGTGAAAGAGCACTTATATGCCTTAAGCTTGGCTGGTTAAACAGATTGAAAAAAGATTTAGAAAATGAAAAAAAATTCCTTTACCAGGCGCTCCAGGGATTTATAGATGCTTTTGAAAAAGAACGTTTCCCTATAGCGGGAATGGATGAAGCTAGTCTAACTTATCTTATAGGGGAATTGTACAGAAGATTAGATGATAATTCCAACGCTTTATTATGGTATAGTAGGGTGCTTTGTAACCGAACGGCAAAAAATAAAATTAAGGATATGGCCCGTGAACAAAAACATTTAATATCCGAAGAAAAGAAAAAAGAAGAGATAAGTGAACAAAGACAAAGTAAAGAAATCATCAATACTGGAAAAAAACAAAGTCTTTTGAGTGGATTTTTTAACTGGGGTAAATAG
- a CDS encoding RNA-guided endonuclease InsQ/TnpB family protein produces MIKTIRVQLLPNNKQKTLLKKCADVARWAYNWALSKQLENFKNGGKFINDEELRKELTQLKKNPEYNWLNEVSAQIPKQAIKDLCIAYKNFFRIENKHYSEKTKKKALRQGRQLTVYDLEGHPKFKSKKDVQQGFYHREDLGHLKFKGDKVKLEKIGWIKLSENRIELQTAEKFYNPRIKFDGFNWFITVSIDYKPTNNQKYSDGIGIDLGVKDLAVINDGRKIPNINKSQEIRRLNKKLKRLQRKLSRKYEKQKEGGVNRYKKTKNIIKLECLIRKVHKKIKDIRTNYLHQETAKLVKAKPEFVCMENLNIKGMVKNHKLAKSVQEQMFSEFRRIMEYKCKWNHIRFIVADRYYPSSKTCSECGYILDKMSLSTRKWVCPECGIMHDRDINAAINLMKYGKSA; encoded by the coding sequence ATGATAAAGACAATTAGAGTACAATTATTACCTAACAATAAACAAAAGACTTTATTAAAGAAATGTGCAGATGTAGCACGATGGGCTTATAATTGGGCTTTATCTAAGCAATTAGAAAATTTTAAAAACGGTGGCAAGTTTATAAACGATGAAGAGTTAAGAAAGGAACTAACACAACTAAAGAAAAATCCTGAATATAATTGGTTAAATGAAGTTTCAGCACAAATACCAAAACAAGCAATAAAGGATTTATGCATAGCTTATAAAAACTTTTTCAGAATAGAAAATAAACATTATTCTGAAAAAACTAAGAAAAAAGCATTAAGACAAGGTAGACAATTGACAGTTTATGATTTAGAAGGACATCCAAAATTTAAAAGCAAAAAAGATGTACAACAAGGGTTTTATCACAGAGAAGATTTAGGACATTTAAAATTTAAAGGTGATAAAGTAAAACTTGAAAAGATAGGATGGATTAAACTATCTGAAAATAGAATCGAATTACAAACAGCGGAAAAATTTTATAATCCAAGAATAAAATTTGATGGTTTTAATTGGTTTATAACCGTAAGTATTGATTATAAACCTACCAACAACCAAAAGTATTCAGATGGAATAGGCATTGACTTAGGAGTTAAAGATTTAGCAGTAATTAATGATGGTAGAAAAATACCTAATATTAATAAGAGTCAAGAAATAAGAAGATTAAATAAAAAATTAAAAAGACTCCAACGTAAATTATCAAGAAAATATGAAAAACAAAAAGAAGGAGGTGTAAACCGTTATAAGAAAACTAAAAACATTATTAAGTTGGAGTGCCTTATTCGTAAAGTCCATAAAAAAATAAAAGACATTCGTACAAATTATTTACATCAAGAAACTGCTAAACTGGTGAAAGCCAAGCCAGAGTTTGTGTGTATGGAAAATTTAAATATTAAAGGTATGGTTAAAAACCATAAATTAGCAAAATCCGTACAAGAACAAATGTTTAGCGAGTTTCGTAGAATAATGGAATATAAATGTAAATGGAATCATATTAGGTTTATAGTAGCAGACAGGTATTATCCATCAAGCAAGACATGTAGTGAATGTGGATATATTTTAGATAAGATGTCTTTATCAACAAGAAAATGGGTGTGTCCTGAATGTGGAATAATGCATGACAGAGATATAAATGCAGCTATAAATCTAATGAAATATGGAAAATCAGCATAA
- the rimO gene encoding 30S ribosomal protein S12 methylthiotransferase RimO codes for MLKYKIGVVSLGCAKNLVDTEVMLGLLSKEGFGITNDPAAADILIVNTCGFIESAKQESIENILELARYKEVGSCKLLIVTGCLAERYKDEVVKEIPEVDAVVGTGNYHEIAEVIGEAFKGSKVLKYGNPDYTPEEGLPRFQSTPSYTAYLKISDGCDNHCTYCIIPKLRGKYRSRTIEDVATEARQLSEQGVKELIIIAQDTTRYGMDIYGEHKLHELLNELCRIENIKWLRLHYCYPEDITEELIETIAAQEKVCNYLDIPIQHSSNYILKKMGRRGTREKLIDLLSRIRSRIPDVAIRTSIIVGFPGESEQHFKELEEFIQDIKFDRMGVFKYSQEEDTPAAEFEGQVSEEVKQQRYERLMYLQSKISKEINQNKINKLYEVLVEGYDGKTNCYYGRTYADSIDIDGKVFFNSKTTLKPGDFVKVLVKKAVNYDLIGEISNESCK; via the coding sequence ATGTTGAAATATAAGATTGGTGTTGTATCTCTCGGTTGTGCAAAAAATCTTGTTGATACGGAAGTAATGCTGGGATTATTGTCTAAAGAAGGGTTTGGCATTACCAACGATCCTGCAGCAGCCGATATATTAATCGTTAATACCTGTGGTTTTATAGAGTCTGCTAAACAGGAATCAATTGAAAATATCTTAGAGTTGGCAAGATATAAAGAAGTCGGTTCCTGTAAGTTATTAATTGTCACTGGATGTCTGGCAGAACGCTATAAAGATGAAGTCGTCAAAGAAATTCCTGAAGTGGATGCTGTAGTAGGGACAGGCAACTATCACGAAATTGCAGAAGTAATAGGTGAGGCATTTAAGGGCAGCAAAGTATTAAAATATGGAAATCCAGACTATACGCCTGAAGAAGGGTTACCCCGGTTCCAAAGTACTCCTTCCTACACTGCATATTTAAAGATATCCGATGGGTGTGATAACCATTGCACATATTGCATTATTCCAAAACTAAGAGGAAAGTATCGGAGTAGAACCATTGAAGATGTAGCAACTGAAGCCAGACAGCTTTCTGAGCAGGGGGTCAAAGAATTAATTATTATTGCACAGGATACTACCCGCTATGGGATGGATATATATGGTGAGCACAAGCTTCATGAGCTGTTAAATGAACTGTGCAGAATTGAGAATATAAAATGGCTCCGGTTGCATTACTGCTATCCGGAAGATATCACTGAAGAACTTATTGAGACAATTGCTGCACAGGAGAAGGTTTGCAATTACCTTGACATTCCTATTCAACACAGCAGTAATTATATCTTAAAAAAAATGGGAAGAAGAGGTACACGGGAAAAGTTAATTGATTTGCTGAGCAGGATTAGGAGCAGGATTCCTGATGTGGCAATAAGGACCTCTATTATCGTCGGTTTTCCCGGGGAATCAGAACAGCATTTTAAAGAACTTGAGGAATTTATTCAGGATATTAAATTCGATAGAATGGGAGTTTTTAAATATTCCCAGGAAGAAGATACACCGGCTGCCGAATTTGAAGGACAAGTCAGTGAAGAAGTCAAACAGCAAAGATATGAAAGGCTTATGTACTTGCAAAGCAAAATTTCAAAAGAAATTAACCAAAACAAAATTAACAAACTCTATGAAGTACTGGTAGAGGGATATGATGGTAAAACCAATTGCTATTATGGACGTACCTATGCCGATTCCATAGATATAGACGGTAAGGTATTTTTTAATAGTAAAACAACTTTAAAACCTGGTGATTTCGTGAAGGTTTTAGTAAAAAAAGCCGTTAATTATGACTTAATAGGGGAGATCTCAAATGAATCTTGCAAATAA
- the recA gene encoding recombinase RecA, with translation MIEKKKALEMALSQIEKQFGKGAIMKLGETTHLNIEAISTGALSLDIALGVGGVPRGRIVEVFGPESSGKTTVALHVIAEAQKAGGEAAFIDAEHALDPVYAQKLGVDIENLIVAQPDTGEQALEIAEALVRSGAIDVIVIDSVAALVPKAEIDGEMGDAHVGLQARLMSQALRKLAGVISKSKTTAIFINQLREKVGVMFGNPETTPGGRALKFYASVRLDVRKVETLKQGNDMIGNRTKVKVVKNKVAPPFKEAEFDIIYGQGISREGNILDTGVNIDIINKSGAWFSYGDIRLGQGRENAKQYLKENPEIAQEIENKIRENFNLAFLKSLPSPDNIIEEAE, from the coding sequence ATGATAGAAAAGAAAAAAGCACTAGAAATGGCTCTTAGTCAAATTGAAAAGCAATTTGGTAAAGGAGCAATCATGAAATTGGGAGAAACCACTCATCTGAATATTGAAGCTATATCTACCGGAGCCCTCAGCCTTGACATTGCTCTTGGCGTTGGCGGAGTTCCCAGGGGAAGGATTGTAGAAGTCTTTGGCCCCGAATCCTCAGGTAAAACTACTGTCGCTTTACATGTTATAGCTGAAGCACAAAAAGCCGGAGGGGAAGCAGCTTTTATAGATGCTGAACATGCCCTTGACCCTGTTTATGCTCAAAAGTTAGGTGTTGACATAGAAAATCTTATTGTAGCACAACCGGATACCGGAGAACAAGCGTTAGAAATTGCTGAAGCTCTTGTAAGAAGCGGTGCTATTGATGTTATTGTCATTGACTCTGTAGCTGCGTTGGTTCCAAAAGCTGAAATTGATGGGGAAATGGGAGATGCTCATGTAGGTCTGCAGGCAAGACTTATGTCTCAAGCGCTTAGAAAGCTTGCAGGAGTTATTAGCAAGTCAAAGACAACAGCTATTTTTATTAACCAATTAAGAGAAAAAGTTGGGGTAATGTTTGGTAATCCTGAGACTACTCCCGGTGGTAGGGCTCTTAAGTTCTATGCTTCTGTCCGCCTGGATGTTAGAAAGGTGGAAACCTTGAAACAAGGAAATGATATGATAGGAAACAGGACAAAAGTAAAAGTCGTAAAAAATAAAGTTGCTCCTCCCTTTAAAGAAGCAGAATTTGATATTATATATGGGCAGGGAATTTCCAGAGAAGGAAATATTCTGGATACTGGAGTAAATATTGATATCATTAATAAAAGTGGAGCTTGGTTTTCTTATGGTGATATCAGATTGGGGCAAGGAAGAGAAAATGCAAAGCAGTATTTAAAAGAAAACCCGGAAATAGCGCAAGAAATTGAAAATAAAATTCGTGAGAATTTCAACCTGGCATTTTTAAAAAGTCTGCCATCTCCCGATAATATTATTGAAGAAGCTGAATAA
- a CDS encoding L-lactate dehydrogenase, translating to MLHKITGKISVVGAGFVGSTTAYTLMLSGLVSEIVIVDINKDKAEGDVMDMNHGMPFVRPVQITAGDFKDCHGSDIVIITAGANQKPGETRIDLVKKNTEIFKSIVPEIIKYCEDSILLIVTNPIDILTYVTLRISGLSPKKVIGSGTVLDTSRFKFLLSQHTGVDARNIHAYILGEHGDTEVAAWSLTNIAGMTMEEFCNYCAKCEGYSKQETYENVKNAAYKIIEKKGATYYAVALAVRRIVECILRDERSILTVSSLMTGQYGINDVCLSLPTIVNEKGIDRILEVPLADEEVQLLRKSASALKDVIKQIPID from the coding sequence ATGCTTCACAAGATTACAGGTAAAATATCAGTAGTTGGTGCTGGATTTGTAGGATCTACAACAGCGTATACATTGATGCTTAGCGGACTGGTATCGGAAATTGTCATTGTAGATATTAACAAAGACAAGGCCGAAGGTGATGTCATGGATATGAATCATGGTATGCCTTTTGTGCGCCCGGTACAGATTACGGCTGGAGATTTTAAAGATTGCCACGGCTCCGATATTGTAATTATCACTGCCGGAGCTAATCAAAAGCCTGGGGAAACCCGGATCGATTTAGTAAAAAAGAATACTGAAATTTTCAAATCAATTGTTCCTGAAATCATAAAGTATTGTGAGGATTCTATATTGCTAATTGTAACCAATCCCATAGACATTCTTACATATGTAACTTTAAGGATTTCCGGACTTTCACCAAAAAAAGTAATTGGCTCTGGGACAGTTCTGGATACATCAAGATTTAAATTTTTGCTTAGCCAGCATACAGGAGTTGATGCAAGAAATATTCATGCATATATACTAGGTGAACATGGGGATACAGAAGTTGCAGCCTGGAGTCTGACAAATATTGCCGGAATGACTATGGAAGAATTCTGCAATTATTGCGCAAAATGTGAAGGATATTCTAAACAGGAAACCTATGAAAATGTAAAAAATGCCGCATACAAAATCATTGAAAAGAAAGGCGCAACCTATTATGCTGTTGCCCTGGCGGTAAGAAGAATTGTAGAATGTATATTAAGGGATGAACGTTCAATCTTAACCGTATCCAGTCTAATGACCGGACAGTATGGTATTAATGATGTATGTTTAAGTTTGCCTACAATTGTTAATGAAAAAGGTATTGATAGAATTTTAGAAGTGCCTTTAGCTGATGAAGAAGTACAGTTATTAAGAAAATCTGCATCAGCATTAAAAGATGTTATAAAACAAATACCGATTGATTAA
- a CDS encoding competence/damage-inducible protein A encodes MNAEIIAVGTELLLGQILNTNAQFLSVELSNLGIDVYFQTVVGDNQKRLEETLQTALKRADIVILTGGLGPTKDDLTKETIAQVLNLQLKLHQESLDKIKEFFAKMHRVMASNNEKQAFLPEGSIILPNNNGTAPGCIIEKDNNIVIMLPGPPKEMQPMFKEYVYPYLLKKSPYTIYSKVLRIFGIGESSLEEKLIDIFENQSNPTIAPYAKQGEVTLRITAKCESEEVAKGLIAPVEEQIRNRLGIMVYGIEEESLEEVTCKLLMEKNLTLATAESCTGGLLAEKITSTPGISKCFHTGVVTYSNESKVNLLGVSQDTLQQYGAVSCQTALEMAKGIRERSKADIGISITGIAGPGGGTPQKPVGLVYVGMATQQKCWYNELRLVGNRERIRNITVMNALDMLRKYLLTGETK; translated from the coding sequence ATGAACGCGGAAATCATTGCTGTAGGAACTGAATTACTCTTGGGTCAAATATTAAATACTAATGCACAATTTTTATCCGTTGAGCTTTCAAATCTGGGAATTGATGTATATTTTCAAACGGTAGTAGGAGATAATCAGAAACGTTTGGAAGAAACACTGCAAACCGCACTAAAAAGGGCGGATATTGTTATTCTAACAGGCGGCCTTGGCCCTACCAAAGATGATTTAACAAAGGAAACAATTGCTCAGGTGCTAAATCTTCAGTTAAAACTTCATCAGGAAAGCTTGGATAAAATAAAAGAATTTTTTGCCAAAATGCACCGGGTGATGGCTTCCAATAATGAAAAGCAGGCTTTTCTGCCTGAGGGAAGTATAATACTGCCTAATAATAATGGAACAGCACCAGGATGTATCATCGAAAAAGACAATAACATCGTAATTATGCTTCCAGGACCACCTAAAGAAATGCAGCCCATGTTTAAGGAATACGTATACCCTTACTTACTCAAAAAATCACCATATACGATATATTCAAAGGTATTAAGAATATTTGGCATTGGAGAATCTTCTTTAGAGGAAAAATTGATTGATATTTTTGAAAATCAAAGTAATCCTACTATAGCTCCCTATGCAAAACAGGGTGAAGTAACTTTGAGAATCACTGCTAAATGTGAAAGCGAAGAGGTTGCAAAAGGTCTTATCGCGCCTGTTGAAGAACAAATAAGAAACCGGCTTGGGATAATGGTTTATGGGATAGAAGAAGAAAGTTTAGAAGAGGTAACTTGTAAACTTCTTATGGAGAAAAATTTAACCCTTGCAACTGCCGAATCGTGTACAGGAGGATTACTTGCTGAAAAAATTACAAGTACACCAGGTATATCCAAATGTTTTCATACAGGTGTAGTAACGTACAGTAATGAATCGAAAGTAAATCTATTAGGAGTATCACAGGATACTTTACAACAGTACGGAGCAGTTAGCTGCCAAACTGCGCTGGAAATGGCTAAAGGTATAAGGGAACGATCTAAAGCAGATATAGGAATTTCCATTACCGGTATTGCCGGTCCTGGGGGCGGAACCCCGCAAAAACCGGTAGGGCTTGTATATGTTGGAATGGCTACTCAACAAAAGTGCTGGTATAATGAACTGAGGCTTGTTGGGAATAGAGAAAGAATCAGAAACATAACCGTTATGAATGCTTTAGATATGTTAAGAAAATACCTTCTCACCGGTGAAACAAAGTAA